One Pseudomonas sp. MH9.2 DNA segment encodes these proteins:
- the atpG gene encoding F0F1 ATP synthase subunit gamma, translating to MAGAKEIRSKIASIKSTQKITSAMEKVAVSKMRKAQMRMSASRPYAERIRQVIGHLANANPEYRHPFMIDREVKRVGYVVVSSDRGLCGGLNTNLFKALVKDMAVNRENGVEIDLCVVGSKGAAFFRNFGGNVVAAISHLGEEPSINDLIGSVKVMLDAYLDGRIDRLSVVSNKFINTMTQQPAVEQLIPLVATPDQGLKHHWDYLYEPDAKELLDGLMVRYVESQVYQAVVENSAAEQAARMIAMKNATDNAGDLISDLQLVYNKARQAAITQEISEIVGGAAAV from the coding sequence ATGGCAGGCGCAAAAGAGATTCGCAGTAAGATTGCGAGCATCAAAAGCACGCAAAAGATCACCAGCGCCATGGAAAAAGTGGCGGTCAGCAAAATGCGCAAGGCTCAAATGCGTATGTCCGCTAGCCGTCCTTACGCGGAGCGCATCCGCCAGGTAATCGGACATCTGGCCAACGCCAACCCGGAATACCGCCACCCGTTCATGATCGATCGCGAAGTAAAGCGTGTTGGTTATGTCGTTGTGAGCAGTGACCGTGGTCTGTGTGGCGGCTTGAATACCAACCTGTTCAAGGCTTTGGTCAAGGACATGGCGGTAAACCGTGAAAACGGCGTAGAGATCGATCTGTGCGTGGTCGGCAGCAAAGGTGCGGCATTCTTCCGCAACTTCGGCGGTAACGTCGTCGCTGCGATCAGCCACTTGGGCGAAGAGCCGTCGATCAATGACTTGATCGGCAGCGTCAAGGTGATGCTGGATGCCTATCTGGATGGCCGTATTGATCGCCTGTCCGTGGTATCCAACAAGTTCATCAACACCATGACGCAACAGCCAGCGGTGGAGCAGTTGATTCCGCTGGTGGCAACCCCGGATCAAGGACTCAAGCACCACTGGGACTATCTCTACGAACCCGACGCCAAAGAGCTGCTTGACGGCCTGATGGTGCGCTACGTGGAGTCGCAGGTGTACCAGGCGGTGGTCGAGAACAGCGCAGCTGAACAAGCCGCGCGGATGATCGCAATGAAGAACGCCACTGATAACGCCGGTGATTTGATCAGCGATTTGCAACTGGTCTACAACAAGGCGCGTCAGGCTGCGATCACCCAAGAGATCTCGGAAATCGTCGGCGGCGCTGCCGCGGTTTAA
- a CDS encoding F0F1 ATP synthase subunit epsilon yields the protein MAMTVHCDIVSAEGEIFSGLVEMVIAHGNLGDIGIAPGHAPLITDLKPGPIRLIKQGGEAEVYYISGGFLEVQPNMVKVLADTVQRAADLDEASAQLAVKAAEKALHERGADFDYGSAAARLAEAAAQLRTIQQIRKKFGG from the coding sequence ATGGCTATGACAGTCCATTGCGATATCGTTAGCGCGGAAGGAGAAATTTTCTCCGGTCTGGTCGAGATGGTGATTGCGCACGGCAACCTGGGTGATATTGGTATCGCTCCAGGCCACGCGCCGCTGATCACTGATCTGAAGCCAGGTCCGATCCGCTTGATCAAACAGGGCGGGGAAGCTGAGGTGTACTACATCTCAGGCGGTTTCCTCGAGGTTCAGCCGAACATGGTCAAGGTACTTGCCGACACCGTGCAACGTGCTGCCGACCTGGACGAAGCCTCCGCTCAGCTGGCTGTTAAGGCTGCTGAGAAGGCGCTGCATGAAAGAGGCGCAGATTTCGATTATGGCTCTGCGGCCGCACGTCTGGCCGAGGCTGCAGCTCAGCTGCGCACGATTCAGCAAATTCGCAAAAAGTTTGGCGGTTAA
- the atpE gene encoding F0F1 ATP synthase subunit C, which translates to METVVGLTAIAVALLIGLGALGTAIGFGLLGGKFLEGAARQPEMVPMLQVKMFIVAGLLDAVTMIGVGIALFFTFANPFVGQLAH; encoded by the coding sequence ATGGAAACTGTAGTTGGTCTAACCGCTATCGCTGTTGCACTGTTGATCGGCCTGGGCGCACTGGGTACCGCAATTGGTTTCGGCCTGTTGGGCGGTAAATTCCTGGAAGGCGCAGCTCGCCAACCAGAGATGGTCCCAATGCTTCAAGTTAAAATGTTCATCGTCGCTGGTCTGCTCGACGCCGTGACCATGATCGGTGTTGGTATCGCTCTGTTCTTCACCTTTGCGAACCCCTTCGTTGGTCAACTGGCTCACTAA
- a CDS encoding F0F1 ATP synthase subunit B, giving the protein MNINATLIGQSVAFFIFVLFCMKFVWPPVIAALHERQKKIADGLDAASRATRDLELAQDKVGQQLRDAKAQAAEIIEQAKKRGNQIIDEAREQAVVEADRVKAQARTEIEQELNGVKDALRAQLGSLAVNGAEKILGATIDQNAHAELVNKLAAEI; this is encoded by the coding sequence GTGAACATTAATGCAACCCTGATTGGCCAGTCCGTTGCGTTCTTCATTTTTGTACTGTTCTGCATGAAGTTCGTATGGCCTCCGGTCATCGCGGCTTTGCACGAACGTCAGAAGAAGATCGCGGATGGATTGGACGCTGCTAGCCGAGCAACTCGTGACCTGGAGTTGGCCCAAGATAAAGTGGGTCAGCAACTGCGCGATGCTAAAGCTCAGGCAGCTGAAATCATTGAGCAAGCAAAGAAACGCGGTAATCAGATTATCGATGAAGCCCGTGAACAGGCTGTTGTCGAAGCTGACCGTGTGAAGGCTCAGGCTCGGACCGAGATCGAGCAGGAACTGAACGGCGTCAAAGACGCGCTACGCGCCCAATTGGGCAGCCTGGCAGTCAACGGTGCCGAGAAGATCCTGGGTGCCACAATCGATCAAAACGCGCACGCGGAGCTGGTTAATAAACTGGCTGCTGAAATTTAA
- a CDS encoding DeoR/GlpR family DNA-binding transcription regulator — translation MSKRNTPQRRHNILALLNEQGEVSVDELAKRFEISEVTIRKDLGALENNGLLLRRYGGAVTMPQELIGDSCQPVSKYKQAIARAAASCISEHARIIVDSGSTAAALIPELGRQPGLVVMTNSLHVAIALSELEHEPVLLMTGGTWDPHSESFQGQVAEQVLRSYDFDQLFIGADGIDLSRGTTTFNELLGLSRVMAEVAREVVVMVEADKIGRKIPNLELPWSSIHTLITDDRLPTEVREQIQARGITLICAAVC, via the coding sequence ATGTCGAAACGTAATACCCCCCAGCGTCGTCACAATATTCTGGCCTTGCTCAACGAGCAGGGCGAAGTCAGTGTCGACGAATTGGCGAAACGCTTCGAGATCTCGGAGGTGACGATTCGAAAGGATCTTGGCGCGCTTGAAAACAATGGTTTGCTGTTGCGTCGTTATGGCGGTGCCGTCACCATGCCGCAGGAGCTGATAGGCGATAGTTGCCAGCCCGTGTCGAAGTACAAGCAAGCCATCGCTCGCGCTGCGGCATCATGCATTAGCGAGCATGCGCGCATCATCGTCGACAGTGGCAGTACCGCCGCCGCGTTGATTCCTGAGTTGGGCCGACAACCTGGCCTGGTGGTGATGACTAACTCGCTGCACGTTGCGATAGCCCTGAGCGAACTTGAACATGAACCGGTGTTACTCATGACGGGTGGCACATGGGATCCTCATTCCGAATCCTTCCAGGGACAGGTCGCTGAGCAGGTGTTGCGCTCATACGATTTTGATCAGTTGTTCATTGGTGCCGATGGTATTGATTTGAGCCGCGGGACTACGACGTTCAACGAGCTGTTGGGTTTGAGCAGAGTCATGGCGGAGGTCGCGCGCGAAGTCGTCGTGATGGTCGAAGCCGATAAAATAGGTCGCAAAATTCCTAACCTGGAGCTGCCCTGGAGCAGCATCCATACCCTTATTACCGATGATCGTTTACCCACCGAGGTACGCGAACAGATTCAAGCCCGGGGCATAACCTTGATTTGCGCCGCCGTTTGCTAG
- a CDS encoding F0F1 ATP synthase subunit I produces MESRTQNRLPFHRLAVFPVLLAQCVVLLLAALALWQWHGVVAGYSGLCGGLIAWLPNLYFAHKAFRFSGARAAQAIVRSFYAGEAGKLILTAAFFALTFVGVKPLAPLAVFGVFMLTQSVSWFAPLLMRTRLSRP; encoded by the coding sequence ATGGAAAGCCGCACGCAAAACCGCCTGCCGTTCCATCGCTTGGCGGTTTTTCCGGTACTGCTGGCTCAATGTGTAGTCCTGCTGCTGGCAGCTTTGGCGCTGTGGCAGTGGCACGGAGTCGTAGCTGGGTACTCAGGCCTTTGCGGAGGTTTGATAGCTTGGCTGCCCAATTTGTATTTTGCTCATAAGGCGTTCCGGTTTTCCGGTGCTAGAGCAGCGCAAGCCATAGTCCGGTCTTTTTATGCCGGCGAGGCTGGCAAACTGATTTTGACGGCAGCGTTTTTTGCGCTGACCTTTGTAGGTGTGAAGCCACTGGCGCCGCTGGCTGTATTCGGCGTGTTCATGTTGACCCAGTCGGTCAGCTGGTTTGCTCCCCTGCTTATGAGAACAAGACTTTCGAGACCTTAG
- a CDS encoding F0F1 ATP synthase subunit delta, which translates to MAELTTLARPYAKAAFEHAQAHQQLANWSAMLGLAAAVSQNDTMQRVLKAPRLTSADKATTFIEVCGDKFDVKVQNFIHIVAENDRLPLLPEIAALFDLYKAEQEKSVDVDVTSAFALNEEQQDKLAKVLSARLGREVRLHAAEDATLIGGVIIRAGDLVIDGSVRGKLAQLAEALKS; encoded by the coding sequence ATGGCAGAACTGACCACGTTGGCCCGACCTTACGCTAAGGCAGCCTTTGAGCACGCCCAGGCCCACCAGCAACTGGCCAATTGGTCAGCCATGCTCGGCTTGGCTGCAGCTGTGTCGCAAAACGACACAATGCAGCGCGTACTCAAGGCCCCGCGACTGACGAGCGCAGATAAGGCCACCACTTTTATCGAAGTGTGTGGCGACAAGTTTGATGTAAAAGTACAGAACTTCATTCATATCGTTGCCGAAAACGACCGTCTCCCGCTATTGCCGGAGATCGCCGCACTGTTCGACCTGTACAAGGCTGAGCAGGAAAAATCGGTTGATGTGGACGTCACCAGTGCTTTTGCATTGAACGAAGAACAGCAAGACAAACTCGCCAAGGTTCTCAGTGCACGGCTCGGCCGGGAAGTGCGCCTGCACGCTGCGGAGGATGCCACCCTTATAGGTGGTGTCATCATCCGCGCCGGCGACCTGGTTATCGATGGCTCAGTTCGTGGCAAACTCGCGCAACTGGCCGAAGCATTGAAATCTTGA
- the atpD gene encoding F0F1 ATP synthase subunit beta — protein sequence MSSGRIVQIIGAVIDVEFPRENVPSIYNALLVQSAAGTTLEVQQQLGDGVVRTIAMGSTEGLKRGLEVKDTGAAISVPVGKATLGRIMDVLGNPIDEAGPIDTEERWGIHRPAPTFAEQAGGNDLLETGIKVIDLICPFAKGGKVGLFGGAGVGKTVNMMELIRNIAMEHSGYSVFAGVGERTREGNDFYHEMKDSSVLDKVALVYGQMNEPPGNRLRVALTGLTMAEKFRDEGNDVLLFVDNIYRYTLAGTEVSALLGRMPSAVGYQPTLAEEMGTLQERITSTKNGSITSIQAVYVPADDLTDPSPATTFAHLDATVVLSRDIASLGIYPAVDPLDSTSRQLDPNVIGQDHYDTARGVQYVLQRYKELKDIIAILGMDELSEVDKQLVNRARKIQRFLSQPFFVAEVFTGASGKYVSLKDTIAGFKGILNGDYDHLPEQAFYMVGGIEEAIEKAKKL from the coding sequence ATGAGTAGCGGACGTATCGTTCAAATCATCGGCGCCGTGATCGACGTGGAATTCCCACGCGAAAACGTACCGAGCATCTACAACGCGCTGTTGGTACAAAGCGCGGCCGGGACCACCCTTGAAGTTCAGCAGCAGCTGGGCGACGGCGTGGTCCGCACCATTGCGATGGGTTCCACCGAAGGCTTGAAGCGCGGTCTGGAAGTCAAAGACACTGGCGCAGCCATCTCCGTACCTGTCGGTAAAGCGACCTTGGGCCGGATCATGGACGTTCTGGGCAACCCGATCGACGAAGCTGGCCCGATCGACACCGAAGAGCGCTGGGGCATTCACCGTCCTGCGCCAACCTTCGCGGAACAGGCAGGCGGCAACGACCTGCTGGAAACCGGCATCAAGGTTATCGACCTGATCTGCCCGTTCGCCAAAGGCGGTAAAGTCGGTTTGTTCGGTGGTGCCGGTGTAGGCAAAACCGTAAACATGATGGAACTGATCCGTAACATCGCCATGGAACACAGCGGTTATTCCGTGTTCGCTGGTGTGGGCGAGCGTACCCGTGAGGGTAACGACTTTTACCACGAGATGAAGGACTCCAGCGTTCTCGACAAAGTGGCGCTGGTATACGGTCAGATGAACGAGCCGCCGGGTAACCGTCTGCGCGTAGCACTGACCGGCCTGACCATGGCCGAGAAGTTCCGTGACGAAGGTAACGACGTTCTGTTGTTCGTCGACAATATCTATCGTTACACCCTGGCCGGTACTGAAGTATCCGCACTGCTGGGCCGTATGCCTTCCGCAGTAGGTTACCAGCCGACTCTGGCTGAAGAGATGGGCACGCTGCAAGAGCGCATCACTTCCACCAAAAACGGTTCGATCACCTCGATCCAAGCGGTATACGTACCTGCGGATGACTTGACTGACCCGTCGCCTGCGACCACCTTCGCCCACTTGGACGCCACCGTCGTACTGTCCCGTGACATCGCCTCTCTGGGTATCTACCCAGCGGTCGATCCACTGGACTCGACTTCGCGCCAGCTGGACCCGAACGTTATCGGCCAGGATCACTACGACACCGCTCGTGGCGTTCAGTACGTGTTGCAGCGTTACAAAGAACTGAAGGACATCATTGCGATCCTGGGTATGGACGAGCTGTCGGAAGTCGACAAGCAGTTGGTAAACCGTGCTCGTAAGATCCAGCGCTTCTTGTCGCAGCCGTTCTTCGTGGCTGAAGTCTTCACCGGTGCATCGGGTAAATACGTTTCCCTGAAAGACACCATTGCTGGCTTCAAAGGCATCCTCAACGGTGACTACGACCACCTGCCAGAACAAGCGTTCTACATGGTAGGCGGCATCGAAGAAGCGATCGAGAAAGCCAAAAAACTGTAA
- the glmU gene encoding bifunctional UDP-N-acetylglucosamine diphosphorylase/glucosamine-1-phosphate N-acetyltransferase GlmU, with product MSLDIVILAAGQGTRMRSALPKVLHPVAGDSMLGHVIHSARQLNPQSIHVVIGHGADIVRERLAADDLNFILQDKQLGTGHAVAQALPELTAENVLILYGDVPLIEVETLQRLLKKVSAEQLGLLTVNLADPTGYGRIVRDEQQRVSAIIEHKDATEAQKAITEGNTGILAVPGKRLADWLGRLSNNNAQGEYYLTDVIAMAVNDGLVVATEQPLDAMEVQGANDRKQLAELERHYQQREARRLMSLGVTLRDPARFDVRGDVSVGRDVLIDINVILEGRVVIEDDVVIGPNCVIKNSTLRKGSIIKANSHIDGAVLGEDSDVGPFARLRPGSVLDARAHVGNFVELKNAHLGEAAKVGHLTYLGDAEVGARTNIGAGTITCNYDGANKHRTVLGEDVFIGSNNSLVAPVDISSGATTAAGSTITQDVAEKQLAIGRARQRNIDGWKRPVKIK from the coding sequence ATGTCACTCGATATCGTTATTCTCGCCGCAGGCCAGGGCACTCGCATGCGTTCCGCGCTGCCCAAGGTGCTTCATCCGGTGGCCGGGGATTCCATGCTCGGCCATGTTATCCACAGCGCCCGTCAACTTAATCCACAGAGCATCCATGTGGTGATCGGTCACGGCGCCGATATCGTTCGTGAACGTTTGGCCGCAGATGACTTGAACTTTATTTTGCAGGATAAGCAGCTGGGCACCGGCCACGCCGTTGCTCAGGCGCTGCCTGAGTTGACTGCCGAGAACGTTCTGATCCTGTATGGCGACGTACCGTTGATCGAAGTAGAAACCTTGCAACGCCTGCTGAAAAAGGTCAGCGCCGAGCAGTTGGGCTTGCTGACGGTCAATCTTGCCGATCCCACTGGCTATGGTCGCATCGTGCGTGATGAACAACAGCGAGTCAGTGCCATCATCGAGCATAAGGATGCGACCGAGGCGCAGAAAGCCATCACTGAAGGCAATACCGGTATTCTCGCGGTGCCTGGCAAGCGACTGGCAGACTGGCTGGGTCGCCTGTCGAATAACAATGCGCAGGGCGAGTATTACCTGACCGACGTCATTGCCATGGCCGTGAACGATGGCCTGGTGGTTGCCACTGAGCAGCCTCTGGATGCCATGGAAGTCCAGGGTGCTAATGATCGCAAGCAACTGGCCGAGCTGGAGCGTCATTACCAGCAACGGGAGGCTCGGCGGCTCATGTCTCTGGGGGTGACCTTGCGCGATCCCGCACGTTTCGACGTGCGAGGCGACGTCAGCGTGGGTCGCGACGTTCTGATTGATATCAATGTGATCCTCGAAGGGCGTGTCGTCATCGAAGACGATGTGGTCATTGGCCCGAATTGTGTGATCAAAAACAGCACCCTGCGCAAAGGCTCGATCATCAAAGCCAACAGCCATATCGATGGGGCAGTCTTGGGGGAGGACAGCGATGTCGGTCCGTTTGCTCGTCTTCGCCCAGGCAGCGTGCTGGATGCGCGCGCGCATGTGGGTAACTTTGTCGAGCTGAAGAACGCGCATTTGGGTGAAGCCGCGAAGGTCGGGCATTTGACTTACCTTGGCGATGCCGAAGTCGGGGCGCGAACCAACATCGGCGCTGGCACCATTACCTGCAACTACGACGGCGCGAACAAACACAGGACCGTGTTGGGGGAGGACGTATTCATAGGTTCCAATAACTCCTTGGTTGCACCTGTGGATATCTCATCCGGCGCCACCACGGCGGCGGGCTCCACCATCACTCAAGACGTTGCTGAAAAACAGTTGGCAATCGGCCGTGCACGTCAGCGCAATATTGATGGGTGGAAGCGACCGGTAAAAATCAAATAA
- the atpB gene encoding F0F1 ATP synthase subunit A, whose translation MAAETASGYIQHHLQNLTFGQLPTGGWGFAHSAAQAKDMGFWAFHVDTLGWSVALGLIFVLIFRMAAKKATSGQPGALQNFVEVLVEFVDGSVKDSFHGRSPVIAPLALTIFVWVFMMNAVDLVPVDWIPKLAVLITGDSHIPFRAVSTTDPNATLGMALSVFALIIFYSIKIKGIGGFVGEMTLHPFGSKNIFVQALLIPVNFLLEFVTLIAKPISLALRLFGNMYAGELVFILIAVMFGSGLLWLSGLGVVLQWAWAVFHILIITLQAFIFMMLTIVYLSMAHEENH comes from the coding sequence ATGGCAGCAGAAACCGCTTCGGGCTATATCCAGCACCACTTGCAGAACCTGACCTTTGGTCAATTGCCAACCGGCGGTTGGGGCTTTGCCCACTCCGCAGCTCAAGCCAAAGACATGGGCTTCTGGGCTTTCCACGTCGATACCCTCGGCTGGTCGGTAGCATTGGGTTTGATCTTCGTATTGATTTTCCGCATGGCGGCTAAAAAGGCGACCTCTGGTCAGCCGGGCGCCCTGCAGAACTTCGTCGAGGTCCTGGTGGAATTCGTTGATGGCAGCGTAAAAGACAGTTTCCACGGTCGTAGCCCTGTCATTGCGCCATTGGCACTGACCATTTTCGTCTGGGTGTTCATGATGAACGCCGTCGACCTTGTACCGGTCGACTGGATTCCGAAACTGGCTGTCCTGATCACTGGCGACTCGCACATTCCGTTCCGTGCGGTATCGACGACAGATCCTAACGCGACCCTGGGCATGGCCTTGTCGGTGTTCGCGCTGATCATTTTTTACAGCATCAAGATCAAGGGCATCGGCGGTTTCGTCGGCGAAATGACCCTGCACCCATTCGGCAGCAAGAACATTTTTGTTCAGGCGTTGTTGATTCCGGTGAACTTCCTGCTTGAATTCGTGACGCTGATTGCCAAACCAATTTCGTTGGCACTGCGACTGTTCGGCAACATGTACGCTGGCGAGCTGGTCTTCATCCTGATCGCGGTTATGTTCGGCAGCGGTCTGCTCTGGCTCAGTGGCCTGGGTGTTGTGCTGCAATGGGCGTGGGCAGTTTTCCACATCCTGATCATCACCCTGCAAGCGTTCATCTTCATGATGCTGACCATCGTCTACCTTTCGATGGCTCACGAAGAGAACCATTAA
- the atpA gene encoding F0F1 ATP synthase subunit alpha: MQQLNPSEISEIIKGRIDKLDVTSQARNEGTVVSVSDGIVRIHGLADVMYGEMIEFPGGVFGMALNLEQDSVGAVVLGAYTTLAEGMSAKCTGRILEVPVGPELLGRVVDALGNPVDGKGPLNNVLTDAVEKVAPGVIWRKSVDQPVQTGYKAVDAMIPVGRGQRELIIGDRQIGKTALAIDAIINQKNSGIFCVYVAIGQKQSTIANVVRKLEENGALANTIVVAASASESAALQFLAPYSGCTMGEYFRDRGEDALIVYDDLSKQAVAYRQISLLLRRPPGREAYPGDVFYLHSRLLERASRVSVEYVEKFTNGAVTGKTGSLTALPIIETQAGDVSAFVPTNVISITDGQIFLESAMFNSGIRPAVNAGVSVSRVGGAAQTKIIKKLSGGIRTALAQYRELAAFAQFASDLDEATRKQLEHGQRVTELMKQKQYAPMSIADMSLSLYAAERGFLVDIEIPKIGSFEQALIAYFNRDLADLMAKINVKGDFNDEIDAGLKAGIEKFKATQTW, translated from the coding sequence ATGCAGCAACTCAATCCTTCCGAAATAAGTGAAATTATCAAGGGTCGCATCGACAAGCTCGATGTAACCTCCCAAGCCCGTAACGAAGGCACTGTCGTCAGCGTATCTGACGGCATCGTGCGGATTCACGGTCTGGCCGACGTCATGTACGGCGAGATGATCGAGTTTCCGGGCGGCGTCTTCGGTATGGCGCTTAACCTTGAGCAAGACTCTGTAGGTGCTGTGGTATTGGGCGCTTACACGACTCTGGCTGAAGGCATGAGCGCCAAGTGCACAGGCCGCATCCTCGAAGTTCCGGTTGGTCCGGAACTGCTGGGTCGCGTAGTCGACGCACTGGGTAACCCAGTTGACGGCAAAGGCCCTCTGAACAACGTCCTCACCGACGCTGTCGAGAAGGTTGCTCCGGGTGTGATCTGGCGTAAGTCGGTAGATCAGCCTGTGCAGACTGGCTACAAGGCTGTAGATGCCATGATCCCTGTCGGCCGTGGCCAGCGCGAGCTGATCATCGGCGACCGTCAGATCGGTAAAACCGCTCTGGCGATCGATGCGATCATCAATCAGAAAAACAGCGGCATCTTCTGCGTCTACGTGGCAATTGGTCAGAAACAATCGACCATCGCCAACGTGGTTCGCAAACTCGAAGAGAACGGCGCGTTGGCTAACACCATCGTCGTTGCTGCCAGTGCTTCCGAATCTGCTGCGTTGCAGTTCCTTGCTCCGTACTCCGGCTGCACCATGGGCGAATACTTCCGTGACCGCGGTGAAGACGCGCTGATCGTTTATGACGATCTGTCCAAGCAAGCAGTGGCTTACCGCCAGATTTCCCTGCTGCTTCGTCGTCCACCAGGCCGTGAAGCTTACCCAGGTGACGTGTTCTATCTCCACTCCCGTCTGTTGGAACGCGCATCGCGTGTTTCCGTAGAATACGTAGAGAAGTTCACTAACGGTGCAGTAACCGGCAAAACCGGTTCCTTGACCGCACTGCCGATCATCGAAACCCAGGCTGGCGACGTTTCCGCGTTCGTTCCGACCAACGTGATTTCGATCACCGACGGTCAGATCTTCCTGGAATCGGCCATGTTCAACTCCGGGATTCGTCCTGCTGTGAACGCCGGTGTTTCGGTATCCCGTGTGGGTGGTGCCGCTCAGACCAAGATCATCAAGAAGCTTTCCGGTGGTATCCGTACCGCTCTGGCTCAGTACCGTGAATTGGCGGCATTCGCCCAGTTCGCTTCTGACCTGGACGAAGCCACTCGCAAGCAGCTTGAGCATGGTCAGCGCGTTACCGAGCTGATGAAGCAAAAGCAATACGCGCCGATGTCTATCGCTGATATGTCGTTGTCCCTGTATGCCGCTGAACGTGGCTTCCTGGTGGACATCGAGATTCCAAAAATCGGCAGCTTCGAGCAGGCTCTGATTGCTTACTTCAACCGCGATCTCGCCGATTTGATGGCGAAGATCAACGTGAAGGGTGACTTCAATGACGAAATCGACGCTGGCCTCAAAGCCGGTATCGAGAAGTTCAAGGCCACCCAAACCTGGTAA
- a CDS encoding ParB/RepB/Spo0J family partition protein, which translates to MAVKKRGLGRGLDALLSSPTVSALEEQAVQADQRELQHLPLDLIQRGKYQPRRDMDPQALEELALSIKAQGVMQPIVVRPIADKRFEIIAGERRWRAAQQAGLETIPAMVRDVPDETAIAMALIENIQREDLNPVEEAVALQRLQQEFQLTQQQVADAVGKSRVTVANLLRLISLPEVIKTMLSHGDLEMGHARALLGLPEEQQVEGARHVVARGLTVRQTEALVRQWLSGKPASAGSSEPVKSDPDISRLEQRLAERLGSAVQIRHGQKGKGQLVIRYNSLDELQGVLAHIR; encoded by the coding sequence ATGGCCGTTAAGAAACGAGGTCTCGGACGTGGGCTGGACGCGCTCCTAAGCAGTCCGACCGTCAGTGCGCTGGAAGAACAGGCTGTTCAGGCCGATCAACGTGAACTGCAGCATTTGCCACTGGACCTGATCCAGCGCGGTAAATACCAGCCACGCCGCGACATGGACCCCCAGGCGCTTGAAGAGCTTGCTCTGTCGATCAAAGCCCAAGGCGTCATGCAGCCAATCGTGGTGCGTCCGATTGCCGACAAGCGCTTTGAAATCATTGCAGGTGAACGTCGCTGGCGTGCCGCCCAGCAGGCAGGGCTGGAAACTATTCCAGCCATGGTCCGCGATGTGCCCGATGAAACGGCTATCGCCATGGCATTGATCGAGAACATTCAGCGCGAAGACCTCAATCCTGTCGAGGAGGCGGTCGCTTTACAGCGTCTCCAGCAGGAATTCCAACTAACTCAGCAGCAAGTCGCGGATGCGGTGGGTAAGTCGCGCGTTACTGTGGCCAACCTGCTGCGTTTGATTTCTTTGCCTGAAGTCATCAAAACCATGCTGTCCCACGGCGACCTGGAAATGGGCCATGCGCGTGCATTGCTCGGTTTGCCCGAAGAACAGCAGGTTGAAGGGGCGCGACATGTTGTCGCACGCGGCCTTACTGTGCGCCAGACTGAAGCATTGGTTCGCCAGTGGTTGAGTGGCAAACCAGCCTCTGCCGGGTCCTCTGAACCGGTCAAATCCGACCCCGATATTAGTCGCCTGGAACAGCGCCTGGCCGAGCGCCTAGGCTCTGCGGTGCAGATTCGCCACGGTCAGAAGGGAAAAGGACAGTTAGTGATTCGCTATAATTCACTGGATGAGTTGCAGGGTGTCCTTGCTCACATTCGCTGA